In the Planctomycetota bacterium genome, CACGTCCCAGGCTGGTAGCTCGCAGGAGCAGCCTTCTGGCACGTCGCGGCGGTCCTCGGGTTTGCGCGAAGGTGCTCGAGGATCGACGCGTGTCCGATGCGGCGGTGGTAGGCACCGAGGTCTTCCCCGTCCTCGCGGTTTGCCTGCCAGTGATCGAACAGGGCGGCTGTGACGAGCGGGACGTCGTCGCGTTTGACCTGCCGGAGGTAGCGCTTGCCGTCTTCGTCCAGCGGCGTGCCCTGGTGCCGGCCAGCCTCGTCACCGCCGACCTTGAGCATGTACATGCCCGGGCCTTGGCCGACCCAGCCGATGGACTTGGTGCCGGGGCGGAAGCACTGCCGTTCGCAGCCGGTGATGCCGATCGACTCGTTGACGTCGCCGTAACCCATCGATTCCAGCTTCGTCAGCAGTTCCGGCTCGAATTGCTCGGAGTCGGTGTAGCTCAGCCGGCAAGTGGGCAGGCCGACGCAGGCACCGCTCTTCATGCGGAGCGTGCTGGCCTTGCGACGGCCGACGCCGAACTCGCGGACGGTCGCATCGAAGTCCTCCTTCGCCGCCGGGTCGATGTTGGTCAGCAGCAGATCCTGGTTGGCGGTGATCATCGCCTCGGCACCGAAACGCTCGACGAGCGCGGACGCGAGGGACTGCAGCTTCTCGCCTCGGCCCGACGCCGATCCGACGCCGTACGCGTTGGCACCGTCGTCCTCGCCGCGATCGATGAGCCGGCCGTTCTCAACCCACAGGCCAAAGGCGAGCTTCCCGTTGGATTCCTGCGTTTGCCAGCCATGGTGGAGCCGGCGCGGGCCGACGTCGTGGTCTTCGATGGCGTCGCTGAAACTCGCGCCGGCGAGCTTCACTTGATCGCGATACCACTCGATGCCCTGCTTGTGGACGACGTACTTGAGTCTGGCCCAGTGGCGGTTCTTGCGGTCGCCCCAGTCCTGATGAACGGCGACAACGGCGTCCATGCCCTTGTGCAGTTCGTCCGGCGTGAAGACGCCCAGCGGCAGGCCGAGCGTCGAAAAGCTGGACTTTCCATTCTTTTCGCCCTGACCGCCGCCGACGTAGAGCTGGTAGCCGACAAGGTTGCCGTCTTCGACCACAGGGCTGACGCCGAGGTCGTTGGTGCGGAGTTCGGTGCAGTTGTCCATCTGCACGTCGCCGGTCTGAGGGTCGCGATGAGCCGATCCGAAGGCGACCTTGAACTTGCGGTTGAGCAGGGTTTTGCCGTACCCGAACCGGCCGGGGCTGCCGACGCGGGCTTCGTGGGCGGCGCGGTCATAGCTGGTGTCGACGCCGAAAATCTGGATGTGCGGGCCTTCGGGCAGCTGGAAGTACGTGCCGTAGCGGTGGGCAAGCTCGTGGACGTTGACGAGCGTTGAGAACTTCGACAGCGGGCAGCCCATGACGTTGCGGACGTTGTCGCCGCAGCCGTTGAGGGCGAAGAAGCCGGACTTCGCGATGTCGCGTACGACGGCGGCGAGGTCGGCCTTCTTGATCCAGTGGAACTGGATGTTCTGCCGCGTCGTCAGGCGGATGCTCGGCCGGCCTTCGGGCGACGTCGTGTAGCGCCGGCTGATGTCGTCGATGACCTTCCACTGGTGCGGCAGGAACGCGCCGCCGCCGGGCACGCTGATGCGGACCATGTACATCCAGTCCTTCTCCTTGCCGGTCTTGGCCCGGTTGTACTCGAGATAGATGCCATGGCTCTTGGCGATGGCCTCGGCCTCAACGGAGAGGGACTGCTCCTCATCGTCCTGGACCGCCTGCGGCAGGCCGTCGAGCAAGCCGGCTTCGAGCTTGATGCGTTCGTTGCCGTTCCAGTCGTCCTGGGGCGTGCGGAGGTACGGCTCGGGCGGAAGGAGGCGGCTCATGGCGAATAAAACCTAGTAGTCGATAGGAAATAGTCAAGATCGAGCTTGACGTTCTTCGATGACGGGCGAAACGTGGTCTGTGACCCGGCTGCAGGTGCTTTCGGACGACACGCCGCTCTGGCACGCCGGCACGCCGTCCGACGACGCGTCGCCGGACGAGATTCTCGGCTGGGTCGCCGACACCTTCGCAGATCAGACCGTCGCCGCCACTACGGGCTTTGGAATGGAAGGCTGCGTGCTGCTGGACCTCCTCGACAAAGCCGGGCTGAGCGTCCCGGTAATCTGGCTCGACACGGGGTTCCTGTTCGACGAAACGCACGACCTGCGTCGAAGACTTGAGCGTCGCTACACGCGGCTCGACTTCGTTTGCCACGCCATCGACGTCTCGCCGGACGAGCAGGAGCTCGCCTTCGGCCCGCGCCTTTGGCAGCGCGATCCGGATCGCTGCTGCGGCCTGCGGAAGGTGATCCCGATGCACCGCGCGATGCAAAACGTCGACGTCTGGCTCGCAGCCGTGCGTCGCGGGCAGTCGGCAGAGCGGGCGACCCTGCCCGTCGTCGGCCGCGACGAGAAGCACGGCGTGTGGAAGGTCTGCCCGCTGTTGACGTGGAGTCGCCCAGAGGTGTGGCAATACGTCATTGACCACGACGTGCCGTTCAACGTGTTGCACGAGCAGGAGTACCCGACGATCGGTTGCACGCACTGCACCCGCAGTGTCCCCGGTAGTCGACCTGACGACTACACCCGCGAGGGACGCTGGACTGGCACGAGCAAGACCGAGTGTGGTCTGCACGGCGCTGGGATTTGAGCCAGCGTTGTGAGTTGCAGTCGACATCCTCGCTTAGCGGTGAGCGCCAGCGAGCCTTCTGGCAGGCTCGCTGACGCTCACCGCTAAACGAACAAACGCGCGAACTCATCCATTGGTTCACGACGTGACTGTCTGAGGTGACGAAGGTGCTTTGCGCTCCTTCGTCTTCCGCGGTTTGTAGATCGCGATGACCGCGCCAGCTGCGATGAGCGCGGACGCTGGGTAGAACGACAGCTGCGGAAACTCGTCAAGAAGCGGAATCGCCAGCAGCGTCGCCCAGACGATCTGCCCGAGTCCGCCCAAAGCCACGATCTGTCCGCGGACGCGGGTCATCGCGTAGTTGAGCAGGCCGTGTCCGAACGCCGTCGGCAGCAGGGCCATTAACGCCAGGAACAACGCCTCGCGAGGCCAGTTGAAGGTGCTGTCCATCACCGTCTCGACCTCGCCGGCAATGACTGCGTACCCGGCGGTTGCGACGCAGGCGACGAGGTAGAGCGGAACGAGGTAGCTGCCAATGCCATTGCGGGCTGCGCCGTTGCGCCTGGCGAGCGTGAGATAGAGCACGGCAAGCACCATGCTGCCGAGGCAGACGAGGTCGCCGATCAGGCCTTCCCGTGTCAGCTTCGCCGAGCCCGCTGCGAGCACGATGACGCCCGCGATCGACAGGGCACTTCCGATCATCTCACGTCGTGTCACACGCTCTCCGACGAGCGCCAGAAGCGCGAACGGCATGATGACCGGCGAGAGGTTGACAATCAGCGTCGCGTTCGCGGCCGTGGTTGCGCGGACACCGACGAACCAGGAGATGAAGTGCGCCCCAAGCAACACGCCGGGAACCACAGTCGGCCAGATGAGTTGCCCGAGCGTCACATCCGGGCGGCGACGTCGCTCGATCGCCATCAACGGCCACAGCAGCAACGCTCCGCCCAAAAGGCGGATCGCCGCGACGATTCCAACTGGCAACTCGCTGAGCTTGATGAAGATGACCGCCGTCGACAGGGCGAAGACGCCGGGCCCCAGCAGGACGGCCAAAACAAAGCGGTCGCTCACGCGGGACATCGGCCGGCACGCTACGTCGGCCGGGCAAAGCCAGCGCACACAAGCACGATCACGGCGAATCACCCGTCGTGACACGCCGTACGCGATCTGCGATGCTGCTGCTCCATGACGACGTGCGTCCGGATCATCATCAGCGCTGCGGCTGCGCTGGTGCTTTCGACGTCGTCATCCGCACAGCTTGTGGCCGATCTTCGTGAAGATGTCCGTTCGTCAGCAGCGTCGTCGAACCTCAGCGATGAGCTGCAAGGATTAAGCGGCTACACGGCTGTACCAGGCATTTCGTCTGCGTCGCTGAGTGTCGAGCAGGAGGGCCAGCAGGATCTTCGCATCAATCGAACGAGCTTTCCGCTCTTCTACGTATTCGAAGATCTTGCCATCGGACGCGTGAAGCCGCGGGTCGAACTCACACTCGGCCGGACTCGATTTCGCGAAAAGACCGACTTCGTCTTCGACGGACAGCCGGTGTTTCTGGACAATCGGATCACCAGCTACAGCGCGGTCAGTGGCCTCGGCGTGGCGATTGACCTTGGGCCGTGGACCGTGTCTCCGGTCTTTCTCGCCGGGTACAGCCGGACGGATGACGAGGCGAGGTTCAGCGGCGCTTCTGGCAGTCTGCTCGAGAGCGCGACGCGAGGCATCATTTTCAACTTCGAGATCGAAGAAGCCATCCTCGGCGTCGGCGTTCAGGCCGACTACGCCGCCAAGCTCGACCACGGCATCGCGTTCCGTGCACGTGCTCGCTACAACCATCTCTTCACGGTGACGTTTGACGCAAGCGACCCTGTGCTCGAAGGAAGCAGCAACTTCGGTGTAGCGACAGCCTTCGCACAGCTTGATGGTCCGACGGGCCTTCATCCGCTGGGTCGCCAGCTCCGATGGATCGGCTTCGCCGGCAACTCCAGCTTCGTCGGCGTCGCAGGCGAGGCGCTTGGCTTCGACACGCTCTTCGAACTCGGCACCGGCGTCCAACTCGTCGAACGCGACCTCGTCCCCTTCGTCAGCGGCGTGAGCCTCCGCACCTCCTTCGTCTTCGGCGAAGGCGTCCGCGGCTTCGCCCTGGGCGGTCAGATCGACTTCTGACGAATGCGCTCGCCTGGCCTCATGCTGGACACAGATGGAGACTGCGTTCCGTCGGTCTGTGACATACCTACTGCACGACGCCCTTGGTTAGACGCATGAAGGCGGTCTCCAGGTTGACTTCTTCTTCGCGGAAGAGCGTCAGCTTGTAGCCGCCCTGGACGAGGCGGCCGGCGAGGAAGGCGTAGTCATTGAGGCCGTCTTTCAATGTGACTTCGAGCAGGTCGCCCTTGGTTTCGACCTTCTGGACGTTCGGGTCCTGCGACAGCATCGAGGCGGCGGGTGTGTGATTGCTGGCGAGGCCGACCTGCACGACGGTGCCGCGGCGGGCTCGGCGGACGATGTCGGTCCACGGGCCGGAGTACTGCAGTTCGCCGCGTTCGATGATGCCGACGGTGTTACACAGATCCTGCAGCTCCGGCAGGATGTGCGAGCTGATGATGATCGTCTTGCCCATGCCGCGGAGCGTTTTGAGAAGCTCGCGGAGCTCGACACGGGCCCGCGGGTCGAGGTTGCCGGCCGGCTCGTCGAGTAGCAGCACCTTCGGGTCGTGCAGCAAGACGCGGGCGATGGACAGCCGCTGCTTCATGCCGCGCGACAGGCCATCGACGGGGGCGTCGCGCTTGTACGTGAGGTCGGTCAGTTCCAGACAGTCGCCGACGACCTTGACGCGGTCGCTGCCATTGATGTCGTACGCCGCAGCGAAAAACTCGAGATACTCCTGGACGACCATGTCCTCGTAAGCGCCGAAATAGTCGGGCACGTAGCCGAGCAGCGGGCGAATCTGGCGACTCTGGTAGCCGACGACGTGGCCGCAAACGCGGGCTTCGCCCCAGGTGGGTTGGAGGAGCGTGGCGAGGATCTTGATCGTCGTGGTCTTACCCGCGCCGTTGGGACCGATGAAGCCGAAGCAGTCGCCCTCGGCAATCTCGAGGTTGAGATTCGAGAGCGCGACGAGATCGCCGTAGCGCTTGGTCAGGTTGACGGTTTTGATGACCGGCTCGCTCATGGCTGATTGTCCTCGTCGGCGTCGGACTGATTTCGGGCGTCTTGCAGCGGGCGTTGCGGCGGGCGGTTGATTGGGAGGACGAATTGCGTGACGACCGTACCCGTGCCCTCGACGACGCGGCCGTTGACCGTCATCGGCACGGGCGTGTCGGTCTCGCGGGCTTCGGCGACAATGACGACGTGGCCGGCGGAGATCGCGGCCGTGACGTCCCACTCGGAGGCGCCACGATTCAGCAGGGCGACGGCGTCGTTCTGCTGCGTCGGATTCGTCATCGGCGGGAGCATCGAAAAGAACGACAGGATCGCCGGCGCGATGCGGTAGGGCCGAGACCAGTCGTCGAACTCTTCGGTGGATACCACAGAACGCCGAACACCCGGCAATTCGTACCAGTACCGATAGGCCCAATCCTGATCGAGCCGTCCTTCGACGGGCTCTTCGCGCGCCGGGCCGGTGCGGTTGCCACGCGTGGCCGAGACGAAGTTGCGTCGCTGCGATGTGTCGAACTCGTCGCGGAGTGATGGCACCGTGCCGCCTGCCGGAATGCTGGGGAGATAGAGCACCTGGACCTGCGGCCGACCGCCGAAGAAGAACTTGTAAGCGACGTGGACGTTGACCAGCTCGTAGCCGGTCGCGTTGACGAGCTGGCCGACGGGATAGCGGCTGTCGGAGGGAAGTCGCAGC is a window encoding:
- a CDS encoding nitrite/sulfite reductase, whose amino-acid sequence is MSRLLPPEPYLRTPQDDWNGNERIKLEAGLLDGLPQAVQDDEEQSLSVEAEAIAKSHGIYLEYNRAKTGKEKDWMYMVRISVPGGGAFLPHQWKVIDDISRRYTTSPEGRPSIRLTTRQNIQFHWIKKADLAAVVRDIAKSGFFALNGCGDNVRNVMGCPLSKFSTLVNVHELAHRYGTYFQLPEGPHIQIFGVDTSYDRAAHEARVGSPGRFGYGKTLLNRKFKVAFGSAHRDPQTGDVQMDNCTELRTNDLGVSPVVEDGNLVGYQLYVGGGQGEKNGKSSFSTLGLPLGVFTPDELHKGMDAVVAVHQDWGDRKNRHWARLKYVVHKQGIEWYRDQVKLAGASFSDAIEDHDVGPRRLHHGWQTQESNGKLAFGLWVENGRLIDRGEDDGANAYGVGSASGRGEKLQSLASALVERFGAEAMITANQDLLLTNIDPAAKEDFDATVREFGVGRRKASTLRMKSGACVGLPTCRLSYTDSEQFEPELLTKLESMGYGDVNESIGITGCERQCFRPGTKSIGWVGQGPGMYMLKVGGDEAGRHQGTPLDEDGKRYLRQVKRDDVPLVTAALFDHWQANREDGEDLGAYHRRIGHASILEHLRANPRTAATCQKAAPASYQPGT
- a CDS encoding ABC transporter ATP-binding protein gives rise to the protein MSEPVIKTVNLTKRYGDLVALSNLNLEIAEGDCFGFIGPNGAGKTTTIKILATLLQPTWGEARVCGHVVGYQSRQIRPLLGYVPDYFGAYEDMVVQEYLEFFAAAYDINGSDRVKVVGDCLELTDLTYKRDAPVDGLSRGMKQRLSIARVLLHDPKVLLLDEPAGNLDPRARVELRELLKTLRGMGKTIIISSHILPELQDLCNTVGIIERGELQYSGPWTDIVRRARRGTVVQVGLASNHTPAASMLSQDPNVQKVETKGDLLEVTLKDGLNDYAFLAGRLVQGGYKLTLFREEEVNLETAFMRLTKGVVQ
- a CDS encoding phosphoadenylyl-sulfate reductase, which produces MTGETWSVTRLQVLSDDTPLWHAGTPSDDASPDEILGWVADTFADQTVAATTGFGMEGCVLLDLLDKAGLSVPVIWLDTGFLFDETHDLRRRLERRYTRLDFVCHAIDVSPDEQELAFGPRLWQRDPDRCCGLRKVIPMHRAMQNVDVWLAAVRRGQSAERATLPVVGRDEKHGVWKVCPLLTWSRPEVWQYVIDHDVPFNVLHEQEYPTIGCTHCTRSVPGSRPDDYTREGRWTGTSKTECGLHGAGI
- a CDS encoding DMT family transporter, with the protein product MSRVSDRFVLAVLLGPGVFALSTAVIFIKLSELPVGIVAAIRLLGGALLLWPLMAIERRRRPDVTLGQLIWPTVVPGVLLGAHFISWFVGVRATTAANATLIVNLSPVIMPFALLALVGERVTRREMIGSALSIAGVIVLAAGSAKLTREGLIGDLVCLGSMVLAVLYLTLARRNGAARNGIGSYLVPLYLVACVATAGYAVIAGEVETVMDSTFNWPREALFLALMALLPTAFGHGLLNYAMTRVRGQIVALGGLGQIVWATLLAIPLLDEFPQLSFYPASALIAAGAVIAIYKPRKTKERKAPSSPQTVTS